In Gammaproteobacteria bacterium, the following proteins share a genomic window:
- a CDS encoding GIY-YIG nuclease family protein — translation MSATTLELFFIDGQPEGMLTAEVFGWTGHILVTPRTRLPAALKRKESGYTGVYILLGEQGEQPLAYIGEGENIANRIKSHDAQKDWWTKAVLITSAANNLHKAHVQYLESSLVKQATKAANMALENGTTPSLPGLSEAAQANMEAFIKQLLMVLPALRVDLFRNNVKANLPQENAVLQPEKEIPIFELTLKKEGITATAILNGSDFIVQKGSLAKGTYTGGRSVKAHYWKQYDKLVEQGILRDQGKHKVFTQDYAFSSTSAAGAVCNGRSTAGPTAWKVQGTGQTYKEWEAALLAET, via the coding sequence ATGAGTGCAACCACGCTGGAGTTGTTTTTTATTGATGGCCAGCCGGAAGGCATGTTGACGGCGGAAGTATTTGGCTGGACAGGACATATTTTGGTAACACCAAGAACCCGATTGCCAGCGGCTTTGAAACGAAAAGAGAGTGGTTACACGGGCGTTTATATCTTGCTTGGGGAGCAGGGCGAGCAGCCATTGGCTTACATTGGCGAGGGTGAAAACATTGCCAACCGCATCAAGAGTCACGATGCGCAAAAAGATTGGTGGACAAAAGCCGTTCTGATTACGTCTGCGGCAAATAATTTACATAAAGCCCATGTCCAATATCTGGAGTCGAGTTTGGTAAAACAGGCGACTAAGGCGGCAAATATGGCATTAGAAAATGGTACAACGCCTTCTTTGCCCGGTCTTTCTGAAGCAGCACAAGCGAATATGGAGGCGTTTATTAAGCAGTTGTTAATGGTGTTGCCTGCGCTGCGAGTGGACCTGTTTCGAAATAATGTCAAAGCAAATTTGCCGCAGGAAAACGCGGTACTGCAACCTGAAAAAGAGATTCCAATTTTTGAACTAACTTTGAAAAAAGAAGGTATAACAGCCACAGCCATTTTGAATGGCAGTGACTTTATTGTGCAAAAAGGTTCATTGGCGAAAGGGACGTATACGGGGGGGCGTAGTGTGAAAGCGCATTATTGGAAACAGTACGACAAGCTGGTTGAGCAAGGTATTTTGAGGGATCAGGGAAAGCATAAGGTCTTTACTCAGGATTACGCTTTTTCGAGTACCAGTGCGGCGGGTGCGGTGTGCAATGGTCGCTCTACAGCCGGGCCTACTGCATGGAAAGTGCAGGGCACAGGGCAAACTTATAAAGAGTGGGAAGCTGCTCTTCTGGCTGAAACCTAA
- the wrbA gene encoding NAD(P)H:quinone oxidoreductase: MAEILVLYYSREGCTAEMAKYIARGVESVNGMEAKLRTVADVSRVCDAVADTIPDQGAPYANEQDLHDCAGLVLGSPTHFGNMAAPMKQFWDDSSSAWFGGELVGKPAALFTSTAGSHGGQESTLLSMMLPLLHHGMLIVGIPYSEPRLMETTSGGSPYGATHTAGGQGELPLSEDEKVLCKALGKRVAEIAAKLQK; the protein is encoded by the coding sequence ATGGCAGAGATTTTGGTGCTCTACTACAGCCGTGAAGGTTGCACCGCCGAAATGGCCAAATACATCGCGCGCGGCGTGGAAAGCGTCAACGGCATGGAAGCAAAACTCCGCACGGTGGCGGATGTCTCTCGGGTCTGCGATGCGGTCGCTGATACGATTCCCGATCAAGGCGCACCCTACGCCAACGAACAAGATCTGCACGACTGTGCCGGTTTGGTTCTCGGCAGCCCCACCCATTTTGGCAATATGGCCGCGCCAATGAAACAGTTTTGGGATGACAGCAGCAGTGCCTGGTTTGGCGGTGAACTGGTGGGCAAACCCGCCGCCCTGTTCACCTCCACCGCCGGTTCTCACGGCGGCCAAGAGTCCACCCTGCTCTCTATGATGTTGCCACTGCTGCACCACGGCATGTTGATTGTCGGCATCCCCTACAGCGAACCGCGTTTGATGGAAACCACCAGCGGCGGCTCTCCCTATGGAGCAACCCACACCGCCGGAGGCCAGGGAGAATTACCCCTAAGCGAAGATGAAAAAGTGCTCTGTAAAGCATTGGGAAAACGGGTAGCCGAGATCGCGGCCAAGCTGCAAAAATGA
- the arsC gene encoding arsenate reductase (glutaredoxin) (This arsenate reductase requires both glutathione and glutaredoxin to convert arsenate to arsenite, after which the efflux transporter formed by ArsA and ArsB can extrude the arsenite from the cell, providing resistance.), with amino-acid sequence MTKTTQTTLYYNPSCSKCRQTLELLQEKGIEPKVIEYLKTPPSTEELQQILEQLGLEPRQLMRKHESEYLDNQLDNSSLSKAQLIAAMVKFPRLIERPIVIKEGKAAIGRPPTLILEIL; translated from the coding sequence ATGACAAAAACCACTCAAACCACTCTTTATTACAATCCCAGCTGTTCAAAATGCCGCCAGACCCTAGAGTTATTACAAGAAAAGGGCATCGAACCTAAGGTAATCGAGTACCTAAAAACACCCCCCAGCACCGAAGAACTACAACAGATTTTAGAGCAGCTCGGTTTGGAACCACGTCAATTGATGCGCAAACACGAATCCGAGTACCTCGATAACCAACTGGATAACAGCTCACTCAGCAAAGCTCAACTCATCGCTGCGATGGTCAAATTTCCACGCCTGATCGAACGTCCCATTGTGATCAAAGAGGGCAAAGCCGCCATCGGTCGCCCACCCACTCTGATTCTGGAGATTCTCTGA
- a CDS encoding TlpA disulfide reductase family protein, whose amino-acid sequence MKINRLLVALVLLLGVGTASAVDWELTKMDGKTANLTDYHGQWVIVNFWATWCPPCREEIPELIHFHDEQKGKAVVLGIDFEELEAGVLEEFVDEYMMSYPIFTLKPSNMTPLGSVPGLPTTYMIAPTGEVVARQVGMVSEEMLISFMQSWEEENKVTTESKVETQKP is encoded by the coding sequence ATGAAGATTAATCGTTTATTGGTGGCGCTGGTGCTGCTGTTGGGAGTGGGAACTGCATCGGCAGTGGATTGGGAATTGACCAAGATGGACGGTAAAACAGCCAATTTAACCGATTATCACGGCCAGTGGGTGATCGTTAATTTTTGGGCCACGTGGTGTCCGCCTTGCCGAGAAGAGATTCCTGAGCTGATTCACTTTCATGATGAACAGAAAGGCAAAGCAGTGGTGCTCGGCATCGACTTTGAAGAGTTGGAAGCGGGGGTGCTGGAAGAGTTTGTCGATGAATACATGATGAGTTACCCCATTTTTACCTTGAAGCCGAGCAACATGACCCCCTTGGGTTCGGTGCCCGGTTTACCCACCACCTACATGATTGCGCCGACGGGCGAAGTGGTAGCACGACAAGTGGGCATGGTCTCAGAAGAGATGCTGATTTCGTTTATGCAAAGCTGGGAAGAAGAAAACAAGGTGACGACAGAGTCAAAAGTCGAAACTCAAAAACCGTAA
- a CDS encoding GspE/PulE family protein, whose translation MVALAKQGKLTLQWALDELLSDGLLSEDNVGLLAVLGQTDNQKQQVLITIAERNLPNHKESKKTLFLEFLIEWLALKVALPYYRIDPLKIDVAAVTAVVSYAYAKRFNVLPVEVTSSEVTFATAEPFVNEWQHEMEHILRKQIVLVVANPRDIERYLLEFFTLSRSISGAAKDRSHISSNGGVQNLEQLMDLGQKSALDANDQHVVNIVDWLLQYAFEQRASDIHLEPRREQANVRFRIDGMLHQVYEIPSAVMAAVTSRIKILGRMDVAEKRRPQDGRLKTRTPEGKEIELRLSTMPSAFGEKLVMRIFDPDVLLKNSTELGFNKQESDIWQKLIHQPNGIVLVTGPTGSGKTTTLYSSLRQLATQEVNLCTIEDPIELVEPSFNQMQVQHNIELDFAAGVRTLLRQDPDIIMIGEIRDLETAEMATQAALTGHLVLSTLHTNDAPAAITRLLELGVPPYLINSTLLGVVAQRLVRVLCSHCKTTRPLEEKEWQRLVAPWKLKAPKEVYEPVGCLECRNTGYLGRSGIYELFKLSAELKQLVRADVDITELRRQALRQGMHPMRLAGAHKVAQGLTTIEEILRVTPPALG comes from the coding sequence ATGGTGGCTTTAGCAAAACAAGGCAAACTCACGTTGCAGTGGGCTTTGGATGAGTTGTTGAGCGACGGTCTGCTCAGTGAGGATAACGTCGGCCTGCTGGCGGTTTTGGGGCAGACGGACAATCAAAAGCAGCAGGTGTTAATCACCATTGCCGAGCGTAATTTGCCCAATCACAAGGAGTCAAAAAAAACCCTCTTTTTGGAGTTTTTAATCGAGTGGTTGGCGCTTAAAGTGGCGCTGCCGTATTACCGCATTGATCCATTGAAGATTGATGTGGCGGCGGTGACGGCGGTGGTTTCGTATGCGTATGCGAAGCGCTTTAATGTCTTGCCGGTGGAAGTGACGTCCAGTGAGGTGACCTTTGCCACTGCTGAGCCGTTTGTAAACGAGTGGCAGCATGAGATGGAGCACATTTTACGCAAGCAGATTGTGCTGGTGGTGGCCAACCCTCGGGACATCGAACGTTATCTGCTGGAATTTTTTACCCTCTCGCGCTCCATTTCTGGGGCGGCCAAAGATCGCAGTCACATCAGCTCCAATGGCGGGGTGCAAAATTTAGAGCAGTTGATGGATCTGGGGCAGAAATCGGCTCTGGATGCCAACGATCAACATGTGGTTAACATTGTTGATTGGTTGTTGCAGTACGCCTTTGAACAGCGCGCCAGTGATATTCATCTGGAGCCGCGCCGTGAGCAGGCCAATGTGCGCTTTCGTATTGATGGCATGTTGCATCAGGTCTATGAAATTCCCTCGGCGGTGATGGCAGCGGTCACCAGCCGCATTAAAATTTTGGGGCGTATGGATGTGGCGGAAAAACGCCGTCCACAAGACGGTCGGCTTAAAACTCGTACCCCAGAAGGCAAAGAGATTGAGCTGCGCCTCTCTACCATGCCATCGGCTTTTGGGGAAAAGTTGGTGATGCGAATTTTTGATCCCGATGTGCTGTTAAAAAACAGCACGGAACTGGGCTTTAACAAGCAAGAGAGTGATATTTGGCAAAAGTTGATCCACCAACCCAATGGCATTGTGTTGGTCACTGGCCCCACTGGCTCGGGGAAAACCACCACGCTTTATTCCAGTTTGCGTCAATTGGCCACTCAAGAGGTGAATCTTTGCACCATTGAAGACCCCATTGAGTTGGTGGAGCCGAGTTTTAACCAGATGCAGGTGCAGCACAACATTGAGCTGGATTTTGCCGCTGGGGTGCGCACCCTGCTGCGCCAAGATCCCGATATTATTATGATCGGTGAAATTCGAGATCTGGAGACCGCCGAGATGGCCACGCAAGCGGCTTTGACGGGGCATCTGGTGCTGTCCACCTTGCACACCAACGATGCACCAGCGGCGATCACACGTTTGTTGGAGTTGGGTGTGCCGCCTTATTTGATTAACTCGACTTTGCTGGGGGTGGTGGCGCAGCGTTTGGTGCGCGTGCTCTGCTCGCACTGCAAAACCACCCGCCCGCTGGAGGAGAAAGAGTGGCAGCGTCTGGTGGCTCCGTGGAAGCTGAAAGCACCGAAAGAGGTGTATGAGCCAGTGGGCTGTTTGGAGTGCCGCAATACGGGCTATTTGGGCCGTTCTGGGATTTATGAGCTGTTCAAACTGAGTGCCGAGCTAAAACAGTTGGTGCGTGCCGATGTGGACATTACGGAACTGCGTCGTCAGGCGTTGCGGCAGGGAATGCACCCGATGCGTTTGGCGGGAGCGCATAAAGTGGCTCAGGGTTTGACGACGATTGAAGAGATTTTGCGGGTGACGCCTCCGGCTTTGGGCTGA
- a CDS encoding response regulator transcription factor, which produces MKIGVTDDHEMFSDSLSLTFHCLLEGSEVSSFYDPEVFLNSIDQGSRFDLLLIDMNMPKMDGLSLLQALQARHIETPVVILSATDNIEIIRKVWDQGAAAFISKTGGCRTLVEILKRILEGERYLSEPIKQLKKCSGTEEDQKILQHLGITKKQLSVLKLIVKGHTNQQVASVMNVSEHTIKSHVSAIYRTVGVPNRSSCIAHVRTMGLGF; this is translated from the coding sequence ATGAAAATTGGTGTAACAGATGACCATGAAATGTTCAGCGACTCATTGAGCCTCACCTTTCACTGCCTTTTAGAAGGCAGTGAAGTATCCAGCTTTTACGACCCTGAGGTGTTCCTCAACTCCATTGATCAAGGCAGCCGTTTCGATCTGCTGCTCATTGATATGAACATGCCCAAAATGGACGGCCTAAGCCTGTTGCAAGCCTTGCAGGCACGTCATATTGAAACCCCCGTCGTCATTCTCTCGGCGACGGATAACATCGAGATCATTCGTAAGGTCTGGGATCAAGGCGCAGCGGCTTTTATCTCCAAAACCGGCGGTTGCAGAACGTTGGTCGAAATCCTAAAACGGATTTTAGAAGGCGAACGCTATTTATCAGAGCCGATCAAACAACTGAAAAAATGCTCAGGTACAGAAGAGGATCAAAAAATCCTCCAGCACTTAGGCATCACCAAAAAACAGTTGTCAGTACTAAAACTGATTGTGAAAGGCCACACCAATCAGCAAGTGGCCTCGGTAATGAACGTCAGTGAACACACGATTAAATCCCATGTCAGCGCCATTTATCGTACTGTTGGGGTACCTAATCGCAGCAGCTGCATTGCTCATGTTAGAACGATGGGGTTGGGCTTTTAA
- a CDS encoding c-type cytochrome has translation MRVVTFREMVRVFLGVLLLQSAVLQAGVWEGVSTESARILALKPNLENGLKLYEKNCVMCHEVEGWGSIYGGDFPQLAGQHQSVLVKQLLDMRDGKRVNLPMMEEVFSKKVLQSPQDFADVAAYVSALPMTTENGKGKDEDVMRGGEIYKKTCMACHGKHAEGNAKAVVPLLKSQHYGYMLTQFMAIKAGHRGNSDPAMTAVIQNLSDEDARGVLDYISRIKPAKSKRAAEWNFSSVMDQFKAH, from the coding sequence ATGCGCGTGGTGACATTCAGAGAAATGGTTAGAGTATTTTTAGGTGTTTTATTACTTCAATCTGCTGTGTTACAAGCGGGTGTTTGGGAGGGAGTCAGTACAGAGAGTGCTCGGATTTTGGCTTTAAAGCCTAATCTGGAGAATGGGCTTAAATTGTATGAAAAAAATTGTGTTATGTGCCATGAGGTGGAGGGGTGGGGATCCATCTATGGTGGTGATTTTCCTCAGTTGGCGGGTCAGCATCAATCCGTATTAGTGAAGCAGCTGCTGGATATGAGGGATGGAAAAAGAGTCAATCTGCCTATGATGGAGGAGGTGTTTTCAAAGAAGGTGCTTCAGTCGCCACAAGACTTTGCAGATGTAGCGGCTTACGTTTCAGCCCTTCCCATGACAACCGAAAATGGTAAGGGTAAAGATGAGGATGTGATGCGTGGGGGAGAAATCTATAAAAAAACCTGTATGGCTTGTCATGGCAAACATGCGGAAGGGAATGCTAAGGCAGTGGTTCCTCTTTTGAAATCTCAGCATTATGGTTATATGCTCACACAATTTATGGCGATTAAAGCAGGACATCGGGGTAATTCAGATCCTGCTATGACGGCGGTGATTCAAAATTTGAGTGATGAAGATGCACGCGGGGTACTGGATTATATTTCTCGGATTAAGCCAGCTAAGAGTAAACGAGCAGCGGAGTGGAATTTCTCCAGTGTGATGGATCAGTTTAAAGCTCATTAA
- a CDS encoding c-type cytochrome, translating to MRGAGVFAVWLAGFVLLNVGAVHAGWENSSADEVTLLALKPDVDNGFRLYEKYCFECHELEGWGSPDGEFPVVAGQHRSVILKQLLDMRNGKRKKSEMEEVLDEKALQSPQALADMVAYVQTLPMSPDNGLGRGLDTERGGKIYEKHCADCHGKYAEGNSKKSYPLLRSQHYRYMLRQFKAVRSGERGNGHPKMEKIAKGMSDEDVFAVLDYVSRLKPPQAQRSASHYLLETLGNINNR from the coding sequence ATGCGTGGTGCAGGTGTTTTTGCAGTGTGGTTAGCGGGTTTTGTTTTGTTGAATGTTGGAGCAGTACACGCGGGTTGGGAGAACAGTTCGGCGGATGAGGTCACGTTGTTGGCGCTGAAGCCTGATGTCGATAATGGTTTTCGTTTGTATGAAAAGTACTGTTTTGAGTGTCATGAATTAGAGGGCTGGGGGTCTCCTGATGGGGAGTTTCCTGTGGTGGCCGGTCAGCATCGTTCGGTGATATTAAAACAACTGTTGGATATGCGCAATGGTAAGCGTAAAAAATCGGAGATGGAAGAGGTCTTAGATGAAAAAGCGTTGCAGTCTCCCCAAGCTTTGGCAGATATGGTCGCCTATGTGCAAACCTTACCGATGTCGCCGGATAACGGCTTAGGGCGAGGTTTAGATACTGAAAGGGGCGGTAAAATATATGAAAAACACTGTGCTGATTGCCATGGAAAGTACGCGGAAGGTAACTCGAAGAAGAGCTACCCTCTGCTGCGTTCCCAGCATTATCGTTATATGTTGAGGCAGTTTAAAGCGGTAAGATCAGGAGAGAGAGGTAATGGTCATCCAAAAATGGAAAAAATTGCTAAAGGGATGAGTGATGAGGATGTTTTTGCGGTGTTGGATTATGTTTCTCGCCTCAAGCCCCCGCAAGCACAGCGTTCGGCCAGCCACTATCTTTTAGAGACGCTGGGCAACATTAACAATCGTTAG
- a CDS encoding DUF2914 domain-containing protein, translated as MRVLFFGFALLWSGFSWADGYTAEDGDDNLSRYEGSSSVMEKTRRVEAYFIAESEITTGKKSHEMVFHQDVKEIAFVAELYNYKGQDITLDWYFMGKHIKEEEFHVDAKRFQVLTYKQMHPSWIGDWKVELTDIQQNVLVRKYFFYER; from the coding sequence ATGAGGGTGTTATTTTTTGGGTTTGCTCTGTTGTGGAGTGGTTTCTCTTGGGCAGACGGTTATACGGCTGAAGATGGTGATGATAACCTCAGTCGTTATGAAGGTTCATCTTCGGTTATGGAGAAAACTCGTCGCGTAGAGGCCTATTTTATCGCAGAGAGTGAAATCACCACTGGAAAAAAGAGCCATGAAATGGTCTTTCATCAGGATGTGAAAGAGATTGCCTTTGTGGCGGAGCTTTACAACTACAAGGGGCAGGACATTACCCTAGACTGGTATTTTATGGGCAAACACATCAAGGAAGAGGAGTTTCATGTGGATGCAAAGCGTTTCCAAGTACTCACCTATAAACAGATGCACCCCAGTTGGATTGGCGATTGGAAAGTGGAACTGACAGATATTCAGCAGAATGTTTTAGTGAGAAAGTACTTTTTTTATGAGCGTTGA
- the folA gene encoding type 3 dihydrofolate reductase gives MKLSIIAAMDRNRLIGNNNQLPWHLPADLQFFKKTTLGKPIIMGRKTFDSIGRPLPGRRNIIISRNLDYQANGCDVVHSIEAALELVHECEEAMLIGGATLYRHILPLTQKLYLTQIDAELNGDSWFPEYEAEQWRETSREAHQADEKNRFNYAFVILERTR, from the coding sequence ATGAAACTCTCCATTATCGCGGCCATGGATCGCAACCGTCTGATTGGCAATAACAATCAACTGCCTTGGCATCTGCCCGCCGATCTACAGTTTTTCAAAAAAACCACCTTGGGCAAACCGATCATTATGGGGCGTAAAACCTTCGACTCCATTGGCCGTCCTCTGCCCGGACGACGCAATATTATTATCAGCCGTAATTTAGACTACCAAGCCAACGGCTGCGACGTTGTTCACAGCATTGAAGCGGCCTTAGAATTGGTTCACGAATGTGAAGAGGCGATGTTAATTGGCGGTGCGACGCTTTATCGACACATACTGCCACTGACGCAGAAACTCTATTTAACCCAGATTGATGCCGAGCTGAACGGCGACAGTTGGTTTCCTGAATACGAAGCAGAACAGTGGCGTGAAACCAGCCGAGAGGCACATCAAGCCGATGAGAAAAACCGCTTTAATTACGCCTTCGTGATCTTAGAACGAACGCGCTGA
- a CDS encoding BrnT family toxin, whose protein sequence is MKFEWDHKKEQANIQKHAISFEQAAYVFSDPYALNQYDSPHSDSEDRWLLLGKAMNEVILVVVHTLRDQNS, encoded by the coding sequence ATGAAATTTGAGTGGGATCACAAAAAAGAGCAGGCCAACATTCAAAAACACGCCATCTCATTCGAACAAGCAGCCTATGTATTTTCTGACCCCTATGCGCTAAATCAATACGACAGCCCTCATTCAGACTCAGAGGATCGCTGGCTGCTGCTTGGCAAAGCCATGAATGAAGTTATACTGGTGGTGGTTCATACCCTAAGAGATCAAAACAGCTGA
- a CDS encoding thymidylate synthase, producing the protein MQQYHDLISHLFVNGTQKGDRTGTGTLSTFGYQMRFDLAAGFPLLTTKKLHLRSIIHELLWFLRGDTNIAYLKENGVRIWDEWADENGDLGPVYGHQWRSWPTPEGGCIDQISQVIKQIKNNPNSRRLMVTAWNPSDVEKMALPPCHALFQFYVADGRLSCQLYQRSADVFLGVPFNIASYALLTQMIAQVTGLEVGEFVHTLGDAHLYLNHLEQAELQMNRPLRPLPTMKLNPEINTLFDFKFADFELCDYDPHPSIKAPIAV; encoded by the coding sequence ATGCAGCAATACCACGACCTCATCTCCCATCTGTTCGTCAACGGCACCCAAAAAGGCGACCGCACCGGCACCGGCACCCTCTCCACCTTTGGTTATCAGATGCGTTTTGATCTGGCCGCCGGTTTTCCCCTGCTGACCACCAAAAAACTGCACCTACGCTCCATCATTCACGAACTGCTCTGGTTTCTTAGAGGCGACACCAACATCGCCTACCTAAAAGAGAACGGTGTACGCATTTGGGATGAGTGGGCCGATGAAAACGGCGATCTAGGCCCTGTTTATGGCCATCAATGGCGCAGCTGGCCGACCCCTGAGGGCGGCTGTATTGATCAAATAAGCCAAGTGATCAAACAGATAAAAAACAACCCAAACTCACGCCGTTTGATGGTCACCGCGTGGAATCCCAGCGACGTGGAGAAGATGGCTCTGCCGCCGTGTCATGCGCTGTTTCAGTTTTATGTGGCTGACGGCAGGCTCTCCTGTCAGCTCTACCAGCGCAGCGCCGATGTCTTTTTAGGTGTGCCGTTCAACATCGCCTCTTACGCGCTGCTGACCCAGATGATAGCTCAGGTTACGGGCTTAGAAGTAGGGGAGTTTGTGCATACCTTGGGGGATGCTCACCTCTACCTCAACCATCTGGAGCAGGCCGAGCTACAGATGAACCGCCCACTGCGTCCACTGCCCACCATGAAGCTCAACCCTGAAATCAACACCCTGTTTGATTTTAAATTTGCAGACTTTGAGCTGTGTGATTATGATCCCCACCCCTCCATCAAGGCTCCGATTGCGGTATGA
- the lgt gene encoding prolipoprotein diacylglyceryl transferase, translated as MLTFPNIDPVALSLGPLQIHWYGLMYLLGFLAAWWLMKRRAQTHSVWNEERVGDFIFYGALGVVLGGRIGYVLFYNFDAFLNDPLMLLRIWQGGMAFHGGLIGVIIAMWLYGRKIGQSFFQVADFVAPAVPIGLGAGRIANFINGELWGRVSDVPWAMVFPTGGPLPRHPSQLYQAFLEGIVFFSVLWIYSKKPRPTMAVSGLFMLFYGLYRFGIEFVRQPDAHLGFIAWGWLTKGQLLSFPMILIGLGLMLWAYKKQPKTSNA; from the coding sequence ATGCTAACCTTCCCCAATATCGACCCTGTCGCCCTCTCTCTCGGGCCACTCCAAATTCACTGGTATGGCCTAATGTATCTGCTTGGTTTTCTGGCCGCCTGGTGGCTTATGAAACGCCGCGCCCAAACCCATTCCGTTTGGAATGAAGAGCGCGTCGGCGACTTTATCTTCTACGGCGCACTGGGGGTGGTGCTCGGTGGGCGCATCGGTTATGTATTATTTTATAATTTTGATGCCTTTTTAAACGACCCGCTGATGCTGCTGCGCATCTGGCAAGGCGGCATGGCCTTTCATGGCGGTCTGATCGGCGTGATCATCGCCATGTGGCTCTACGGACGTAAAATCGGCCAGAGCTTTTTTCAGGTGGCCGATTTTGTCGCCCCCGCTGTCCCCATTGGTTTGGGTGCGGGGCGCATCGCCAACTTTATTAACGGCGAGCTGTGGGGACGGGTCAGTGATGTGCCGTGGGCAATGGTTTTCCCCACTGGCGGGCCGCTGCCACGTCACCCCTCACAGCTCTATCAAGCTTTTTTAGAGGGCATCGTCTTTTTCAGCGTGCTCTGGATCTACTCGAAAAAACCACGACCCACGATGGCGGTTTCTGGGCTGTTTATGCTCTTTTACGGCCTTTATCGTTTTGGCATCGAGTTTGTACGCCAACCCGATGCCCACCTTGGCTTTATCGCCTGGGGTTGGCTGACCAAAGGTCAACTGCTCAGTTTCCCGATGATTTTAATCGGCCTCGGTTTAATGCTCTGGGCGTATAAAAAACAACCTAAAACCAGCAACGCATAA